Proteins from one Podospora pseudoanserina strain CBS 124.78 chromosome 1, whole genome shotgun sequence genomic window:
- a CDS encoding hypothetical protein (COG:E; EggNog:ENOG503NY1D), translated as MASGPIKIAVLDDYQGISEPKYQRLDPSKYEVSFFKDTLPPFNHSDTTQDVKDKLVARLEPFTVISTMRERTPFPKDLIARLPNLKLLLTTGNRNLGLDLEAFKERGIPVAGAVDRAHAGSVGSISTTEHCVAMILAAARNIAQDDFSVKAGGWQTVPAVCLRGKIFGTVGLGRLGIAVAKIMYLAFGMRIIAWSSNLTQDAADEKARAAGFPVENEHGEKTFKVVSKEELFKTADVVSIHLVLSDRSRGSIAAADLALMKPSAIFVNTSRGPLVVEKDLQDALEQGKIRAAALDVFEREPLPLDSRWRTTKWGQDGRSRVLLTPHMGYVEEATLDAWYEEQVSNLVRWEKNEGLTTPLY; from the exons ATGGCATCAGGTCCCATCAAGATCGCAGTCCTCGACGACTACCAGGGTATCTCTGAACCCAAGTACCAGCGACTTGACCCCTCAAAGTATGAGGTGTCTTTCTTCAAAGACACTCTGCCCCCGTTCAATCATTCCGATACCACCCAAGATGTCAAGGACAAACTTGTCGCCAGACTCGAGCCTTTCACGGTGATCT CCACCATGAGGGAGCGTACTCCTTTCCCAAAGGATTTGATAGcccgcctccccaacctgAAGCTCCTCTTGACTACCGGAAACCGCAACTTGGGGCTGGACCTGGAAGCCTTCAAAGAGCGGGGCATccctgttgctggtgctgtcgATAGAGCTCATGCAGGGTCGGTAGGTTCTATCAGCACAACGGAGCACTGTGTCGCCATGATCCTTGCTGCGGCTCGCAACATTGCGCAAGACGATTTCTCGGTCAAAGCTGGTGGCTGGCAAACAGTTCCTGCCGTCTGTCTTCGCGGCAAGATCTTTGGCACCGTCGGTCTCGGGCGGTTGGGCATTGCCGTTGCAAAGATCATGTACCTGGCCTTCGGGATGCGCATCATCGCCTGGAGCTCCAACCTGACACAAGATGCTGCCGATGAGAAGGCTCGGGCTGCCGGATTCCCCGTCGAAAATGAACACGGAGAGAAGACCTTCAAGGTTGTCAGCAAGGAAGAGCTTTTCAAGACGGCAGATGTGGTCAGCATTCACCTTGTTCTCTCGGATCGGTCCAGGGGCAGcatcgctgctgctgacctCGCTCTGATGAAGCCCTCTGCCATCTTCGTGAACACGTCTCGGGGACCTCTTGTTGTGGAGAAGGATCTTCAGGATGCGCTAGAGCAAGGCAAGATCCGCGCAGCAGCTCTCGATGTATTTGAAAGAGAACCTCTGCCGCTGGACAGCAGGTGGAGGACAACAAAGTGGGGACAAGATGGAAGGAGTCGCGTGTTGCTCACGCCTCATATGGGCTATGTGGAAGAAGCGACACTCGATGCCTGGTATGAGGAGCAGGTATCAAATCTGGtgaggtgggagaagaaTGAAGGTCTTACAACCCCATTGTATTAG
- a CDS encoding hypothetical protein (EggNog:ENOG503PHS0), which produces MASQREPHNSMTLPLRTREAPQGPRKQVQLQRATASDIMPHLGPSRPGYGSPSFGIPPAPVIDRPLPLWGQTTPVQVPQGHPGAHYGPIPIQGTPQDRFRREVLGRRGEAMGSGPRWTPAPPLAQLSLRSSGALQPYTPRASSTPRQTAEALANAPQKLSFACQRRRFNPVFEAFETSDGRHGCHVKIDGALLRSDRLFETARQAKEDAAMKGLDYLRQNSRASRSTVPSASSGGEPRTQVSGSAQRLQNREAATARLLPSQASSSMRSEASIAYLATSVARLEATIAHLQAPASSARDNFTRVPIKQDQDVEMTGVPASGGTLVSVISAAQQAELLNQIQRITGMDVINPSRESAEVTCAYLEGLAVGSRLATVARRRSRSPTRSPQTSRGRRHRERSPADARVRLTPPPVYQRWSGRPATDRYRPGEDRYCPDEVGRLRDDTRSRNRGSGSVESGVTSGHGSGRSSENESGNTHEKRSSS; this is translated from the exons ATGGCATCGCAGCGGGAGCCCCACAACA GCATGACGCTACCACTTCGCACCCGTGAGGCTCCCCAAGGTCCCCGAAAGCAGGTCCAGCTCCAACGGGCCACAGCTAGTG ATATAATGCCTCACCTCGGTCCCTCCCGCCCCGGGTATGGAAGCCCCTCGTTCGGAATCCCTCCCGCCCCGGTCATCGaccgtcctcttcctctctggGGTCAAACGACCCCAGTTCAAGTCCCCCAGGGTCATCCGGGGGCTCATTATGGACCAATCCCTATTCAGGGTACCCCTCAGGATCGCTTCAGGCGCGAGGTTCTTGGTCGACGTGGAGAAGCCATGGGTTCGGGGCCTAGGTGGacacctgctcctccccttgCCCAACTGTCTTTGAGGAGTAGCGGTGCCCTTCAGCCTTACACCCCTCGAGCCTCATCGACGCCCCGTCAGACCGCTGAAGCGCTGGCGAACGCCCCCCAAAAGCTTTCATTCGCGTGCCAACGGCGTCGCTTCAACCCAGTGTTCGAAGCCTTCGAAACCTCCGACGGCAGACACGGGTGCCATGTCAAAATCGACGGCGCACTGTTGAGAAGTGACCGTCTTTTTGAAACAGCCCGGCAAGCCAAGGAGGATGCAGCCATGAAAGGGTTGGATTACCTTCGGCAGAACAGCCGGGCAAGTCGGTCTACAGTCCCCTCAGCGAGCTCAGGGGGCGAGCCAAGAACCCAGGTCAGTGGGTCTGCTCAGCGTTTACAAAACAGAGAGGCTGCTACA GcacgcctcctcccatctCAAGCGTCATCTTCCATGCGTTCTGAAGCATCCATCGCTTACCTTGCGACCTCAGTTGCTCGTCTTGAGGCGACGATCGCCCATCTCCAGGCACCCGCTTCCAGTGCACGGGATAACTTCACCCGAGTGCCTATCAAGCAAGACCAAGATGTCGAAATGACGGGCGTCCCAGCCTCCGGTGGCACTCTGGTGTCCGTCATCAGCGCGGCCCAGCAGGCAGAATTGCTAAACCAAATACAACGGATCACTGGGATGGACGTGATAAATCCATCCAGGGAGAGTGCCGAGGTGACTTGTGCCTATCTCGAAGGTTTGGCCGTGGGATCACGGCTGGCCACGGTAGCACGCCGCCGTTCCCGCTCCCCTACCCGTTCTCCGCAGACTTCCCGAGGGCGTCGGCACCGTGAACGTTCACCCGCCGACGCCCGGGTTCGGCTGACCCCGCCCCCAGTGTACCAGCGATGGAGTGGCCGCCCTGCGACAGATCGGTACCGTCCTGGTGAAGACCGGTATTGTCCTGATGAAGTCGGGCGTCTCCGTGACGACACCCGCTCTCGCAACAGGGGCAGTGGTTCAGTGGAATCTGGGGTGACTTCTGGTCATGGCAGTGGCAGGAGCTCCGAGAATGAGAGTGGAAACACTCATGAGAAGCGCTCCTcatcttga
- a CDS encoding hypothetical protein (EggNog:ENOG503NZRC; COG:Q), with protein MKIDGRSFVISGGASGLGLATARTLISSGASVAILDLNEETGAKAVASLGGAPSAKFFPCDVSSTDSVSSAVSAVTSWIKEIGKPLAGIIPAAGVGAPGLILDKRLNPVSLDSIDFVLNINLRGTLDVTRQFLPLLAKSEPYGPDKERGVVVMVASSAAFEGQMGQVAYAASKGAVASMTLPMARDLARFGIRVVTIAPSMFDSAMTAMMSDKVREGLQKAMEFPARAGQPEEFASLVKQTIENVMLNGVVIRLDGATRMPSKL; from the exons ATGAAAATCGACGGCCGCAGCTTTGTCATCTCAGGCGG CGCCTCTGGCCTAGGCCTCGCCACAGCCCGcaccctcatctcctccggcgCCTCCGTTGCCATCCTGGATCTCAACGAAGAAACCGGCGCCAAAGCCGTAGCCTCCCTCGGCGGCGCCCCATCAGCCAAATTCTTCCCCTGCGATGTCTCTTCCACCGACTCAGTCTCCTCTGCCGTCTCTGCCGTGACCTCATGGATCAAGGAAATTGGCAAGCCCCTCGCGGGTATCATCCCAGCGGCTGGTGTCGGCGCCCCAGGTCTGATCCTCGACAAGCGCCTCAACCCCGTCTCCCTGGATAGCATCGACTTTGTCCTCAACATTAACCTCCGGGGTACTCTTGATGTTACTCGTCAGTTTCTGCCTCTCCTGGCCAAATCTGAGCCCTATGGCCCGGACAAGGAAAGGGGTGTGGTTGTCATGGTGGCCAGCTCCGCCGCCTTTGAGGGACAGATGGGCCAGGTGGCCTACGCGGCGAGCAAAGGCGCTGTTGCCTCCATGACTCTGCCCATGGCTCGGGATCTCGCAAGATTTGGCATCAGAGTTGTGACCATTGCGCCTAGCATGTTCGACTCGGCCATGACGGCCATGATGTCGGACAAGGTGAGAGAGGGCCTTCAAAAGGCCATGGAATTCCCGGCGAGGGCGGGTCAGCCAGAGGAGTTCGCTTCCTTGGTGAAGCAAACAATCGAGAACGTCATGCTGAATGGAGTTGTTATCCGGTTGGATGGCGCAACCCGCATGCCAAGTAAGCTGTAA
- a CDS encoding hypothetical protein (EggNog:ENOG503NZ8R; COG:U), which translates to MSSYVELSGFGRPRRGSSAASDTSSAGTVTRGQDREQELGSMYDYLAKIILLGPSGTGKSCLLHRFVKSEWRVLSSQTIGVEFASKIIKVGTGARRKRIKLQLWDTAGTERFRSVSRSYYRGAAGAILVYDVTSHASFNSLQPFLNDARALASPNLSLLLVGNKVDLAASQTGAYSDYEDNDDWGRDNRLGVGGGRGGGLPTPSSIASSSVTSFQTTTTTMTDRTEQGGRGQQTPMVPSSYSSMSTIHPGLGSQLKATIAPDGREVGAVEASRWANMVNIPVTMEVSALSGEGVDEVFGRLARMILTKIELGEIDPDDPMSGIQYGDASALWNAGASDGGSIKSTLTADDVGVGGRRRRGKPKRMGQGGLREWEEVFTLTGRRRNRGCC; encoded by the exons ATGAGCAGCTACGTTGAGCTCTCCGGCTTCGGCCGGCCCCGCCGGGGATCCTCCGCCGCGAGCGACACGAGCAGCGCCGGCACAGTCACCCGCGGACAGGACAGAGAACAAGAGCTAGGGAGCATGTACGACTACTTGGCCAAAATCATACTGCTAGGCCCAAGCGGGACTGGAAA GTCCTGTCTCCTCCATCGTTTCGTCAAGTCCGAGTGGCGCGTGCTATCCTCCCAGACTATCGGCGTCGAGTTTGCCTCCAAGATCATCAAAGTCGGTACCGGCGCAAGGAGGAAGCGAATCAAACTCCAGCTTTGGGATACCGCGGGCACGGAAAGGTTCAGGTCGGTGTCGAGGTCGTACTATCGGGGCGCGGCGGGCGCGATACTGGTGTATGATGTCACCAGCCATGCGAGCTTCAACAGTCTGCAGCCTTTTCTGAACGATGCGAGGGCGCTGGCGAGTCCGAATTTGAGtctgttgttggtggggaaTAAAGTCGACTTGGCGGCTAGCCAGACGGGAGCGTACTCGGATTATGAGGATAATGATGACTGGGGGAGGGACAATAGGCTAGGAgtagggggtgggaggggtggggggttgccGACGCCGAGCAGTATCGCCAGTAGCAGTGTTACTTCTTTTCAgactacgacgacgacgatgacggaTCGGACTGAgcaaggggggaggggtcagCAGACGCCGATGGTGCCGAGTTCGTATTCTAGTATGTCGACTATTCACCCGGGGCTGGGGTCACAACTGAAGGCGACGATTGCGccggatgggagggaggtcGGCGCGGTTGAGGCGTCGAGGTGGGCGAACATGGTGAACATTCCTGTGACGATGGAGGTTTCGGCGCTgagtggggagggtgtggatGAGGTctttgggaggttggcgaggatgatttTGACCAAGATTGAGTTGGGAGAGATTGATCCTGACGATCCGATGAGTGGGATTCAGTATGGTGATGCTAGCGCGCTGTGGAATGCTGGCGCAAGTGATGGCGGGAGCATCAAGAGCACTTTGACGGCTGATGACGTTGGCGTcgggggaagaaggagaaggggaaagccAAAACGGATGGGACAGGGTGGGCTGAGAGAATGGGAGGAAGTTTTCACGCTGAcgggaaggagaagaaacagggggtgttgttga
- the MAN9 gene encoding Beta-mannosidase B (COG:G; CAZy:GH2; EggNog:ENOG503NYVS): MAPAAAVIVVPVDKNWEFKQLDKEDAEFLPVSQFPTNVHLDLIHHKIIPDPFIGKNELDVQWVGEAQWVYKTTFKGQPVPEGAKAVLAFDGLDTFATVKVNGTTILETDNMFTPERVEVTGLLKEENELVISFDSAYLRGWKLVEKYPEHKWGVWNGDNSRLAVRKAQYHWGWDWGPALLTCGPWRPINLEIYETRLADLSFDSTISENLKSAGIKATAEVEGPGGKVKFELSLDGEQVASQTADANGSGSVTVSFHLDNPSLWYPFRYGEQPLYTLTATILSGDDEISSISKRIGLRRAELVQQPLLDQPGTSFFFRVNNIPIYCGGSDWIPADNFIPRITAQKYYEWISLIRDGNQFMVRVWGGGIYEEQAFYDACDELGVLVWQDFMFGCGNYPAWPELRKSIDREARENVKLLRHHPSIVIWAGNNEDYQYQESAGLTYDFENKDAESWLQTDFPARYIYEKILSDACAELIPSTFYHPGSPWGAGRDTHDATVGDIHQWNVWHGTQEKWQDFDKLSGRFVSEFGMQAFPDVKTIDAYLPLGKDDPDRYPQSSTVDFHNKADGHERRIALYLVENMRYAPDPLEQFVYSTQLMQAECLASAYRLWKRQWKGPGREYNAGALVWQINDCWPVTSWSIVDFYLRPKHAFYTVKREMAPVSAGITRKIHKHPRDKYTRVYIDTETKIEVWGSNLTLEDLTVDVVLKAWDVTTGELTLEKKIAEGLVLPENRSTEVGALDVPVGEKGKGEENKIVVTAYIVQNGKQIARYVNWPEPLKYVHLQKPKELKVVLNDDATAVDISAEVPVKGVALECEDDAVKFDDNLVDIVPGEVVSIAVKGATKETKISTRYLGMI, from the exons ATggctcccgccgccgccgttatCGTGGTCCCCGTCGACAAGAACTGGGAGTTCAAGCAGCTCGACAAGGAAGACGCCGAGTTCCTCCCCGTTTCCCAGTTCCCGACCAACGTCCACCTCGACCTCATTCACCACAAGATCATCCCCGACCCCTTCATTGGCAAGAACGAGCTCGATGTGCAGTGGGTGGGCGAGGCGCAATGGGTCTACAAGACTACGTTCAAGGGACAGCCCGTCCCAGAGGGGGCCAAGGCTGTGTTGGCCTTCGACGGGTTGGACACCTTTGCGACTGTAAAGGTGAACGGGACCACGATCTTGGAGACAGATAATATGTTCACCCctgagagggtggaggtgacagggctgttgaaggaggagaacgAGCTTGTTATCAGCTTTGACAGTGCCTATCTCAGGGGCTGGAAGCTGGTTGAGAAGTATCCTGAACACAAGTGGGGGGTGTGGAATGGTGATAATTCGAGATTGGCTGTGAGGAAGGCGCAGTATCACTGG GGATGGGACTGGGGCCCGGCGCTCCTGACTTGCGGGCCATGGCGGCCAATCAACCTTGAAATCTACGAAACGAGACTTGCAGACCTCAGCTTTGACAGCACCATCTCCGAGAATCTTAAGTCAGCCGGCATCAAGGCCACAGCTGAAGTTGAGGGGCCAGGTGGAAAGGTCAAATTTGAGCTCTCGCTCGATGGTGAACAAGTGGCATCCCAAACCGCAGACGCCAATGGCTCCGGCAGCGTCACAGTTTCCTTCCATCTCGACAATCCTTCGCTTTGGTATCCCTTCCGCTATGGAGAACAGCCCCTTTACACACTCACTGCCACTATCctgagtggtgatgatgagatttCCAGCATCAGCAAACGGATCGGTCTTCGCCGAGCCGAGCTCGTTCAGCAACCACTCCTTGACCAGCCCGgaacctccttcttcttccgcgTCAACAATATTCCCATCTACTGCGGTGGCTCGGACTGGATCCCCGCCGACAACTTTATCCCCCGTATCACAGCCCAAAAATACTACGAATGGATTTCTCTTATCCGTGATGGCAACCAGTTCATGGTCCGTGTTTGGGGCGGCGGCATCTACGAGGAACAGGCCTTCTATGATGCATGCGACGAGCTCGGCGTTCTCGTGTGGCAAGACTTCATGTTCGGCTGTGGCAACTACCCTGCCTGGCCTGAGCTGAGGAAGTCTATTGACCGGGAGGCCCGTGAGAACGTCAAGCTCCTCAGACACCACCCTTCTATCGTCATCTGGGCTGGCAACAATGAGGACTACCAGTATCAGGAGTCTGCTGGGTTAACCTACGATTTTGAGAACAAGGACGCCGAATCTTGGCTTCAGACCGACTTCCCAGCGAGATACATCTATGAGAAGATTCTCAGTGATGCCTGCGCGGAACTCATTCCAAGCACTTTCTACCATCCTGGCAGTCCGTGGGGTGCGGGAAGGGATACACACGATGCCACGGTGGGCGATATCCACCAGTGGAACGTCTGGCATGGTACCCAGGAGAAGTGGCAGGATTTTGACAAGCTCTCTGGAAGATTCGTCAGCGAGTTTGGCATGCAGGCTTTCCCCGACGTCAAGACCATCGACGCGTATCTGCCTCTCGGCAAAGACGACCCGGACCGATACCCCCAGTCTTCCACTGTCGACTTCCACAACAAGGCCGACGGTCACGAGAGGAGAATCGCTCTGTATCTGGTGGAGAACATGAGATATGCCCCTGACCCCTTGGAACAGTTTGTCTACTCTACCCAGTTGATGCAGGCAGAGTGTCTTGCCAGCGCGTACAGACTCTGGAAGAGGCAGTGGAAGGGTCCAGGGAGGGAGTACAACGCGGGTGCTTTGGTGTGGCAGATCAATGACTGCTGGCCGGTGACGAGTTGGTCGATTGTGGACTTTTATCTCCGGCCAAAACACGCTTTTTACACGGTCAAGCGGGAGATGGCGCCCGTTTCGGCGGGGATCACGCGCAAGATTCACAAGCACCCCAGGGATAAGTACACGCGGGTGTATATTGACACTGAGACGAAGATTGAAGTCTGGGGGAGCAATCTTACCCTTGAGGATTTGACTGTTGATGTGGTGCTCAAGGCTTGGGATGTTACTACTGGGGAATTGACGCTTGAAAAGAAGATTGCCGAGGGTTTGGTCCTGCCAGAGAATAGATCGACGGAAGTGGGCGCGTTGGATGTTCctgtgggggagaagggcaagggagaggagaaCAAGATTGTCGTGACGGCGTATATTGTTCAGAATGGCAAGCAAATCGCGCGGTATGTCAACTGGCCGGAGCCGCTCAAGTATGTGCACCTCCAGAAGCCAAAGGAGCTCAAGGTGGTGCTCAATGATGATGCCACGGCTGTGGACATCAGCGCTGAGGTCCCCGTCAAGGGTGTCGCGCTGGAGTGCGAGGATGATGCGGTCAAGTTTGATGATAATTTGGTGGATATTGTtcctggggaggtggtttctATTGCTGTCAAGGGGGCGACGAAGGAGACCAAGATTTCGACGAGGTATTTGGGCATGATCTAG